The Chordicoccus furentiruminis DNA window GACCGGATTATCGATTCCCAGCTCCCCGGCGCAGCCGTCGAAGACGCGGCGCGCGCCGAGACTCGTCCAGTGATGATCCGTCCGGTAATACAGCTGCTCTTTCTTGTGCTGCGCAAGCACCTGAGAGGGATCGATAAAGGTCACGGAGCTTCCGCTTCCAAGCGCCGCCTTCAGCGACCGGATGTCGGCCAGCTGGTCGCGTACCGGCGCGTGGGACGGCAGTTTTTCCGGATAGATGGCCGCTGCGCAGGGAACGGCCATCATCCGGACGCGGATGTCTGTGTGTTTTGAGGCGAAGGCATTCACCGCATCCGCAATGGATTTCACGCCGTCCGGGTCCGGCGTCTCCGGATTGGCGAACAGGCAGTCATCCTTTCCGATATAGACGCCGTGAGACTCCCGGCGGCCGGCCAGCCCCTCCTCCCCCGATTCCAGCGAAATCCAGAGATCCCTCAGCCAGAACTGATCGCTGAACCGGCTGCCGAGATCCTTGAAAAACGTGCCGTCCGCCAGTGCGGACAGCGAGAGGGCCGGCCGTCCCTGAAGCGTCCGGTTCTCATTGGCGGAGAAAGTCCGGTCCGGCTTCAGGATCGTGACGGCTGAACAGACCGCAATCAGAGCCGCCGCCGCAATGCCCGTCACGCGGTAGATCTTCTGAAAGCGTTCCCTTCTGCTTGACTTTTTCAATGCGTGCCACCTCTTTATAACATACCGTGATCAACCGTCAGAAGCGGAAATAAAGGAAAGAGCTGTATGTACTGCTGACCATGCCCGCCACGCAGCTGACCAGAAGAATCAGATGCAGCGCGGCCGCCGCACCGGTCAGCACGCGCTCATCCAGATGATACACGTTGCTGAAGAAAATCCTCCGGAACGTCTGGTCCACCCACTCGGTCGCGCCCACGGCTGACGCCAGAAGAAGCAGGAAATTGCCCTGAAGAGCGAACAGAGCCGCGTTCCCGGCAAGCCCGGCCGTACCCGCGCCGAACAGCGCGCCGCACCAGGCGGCCGCCTCGCCGGGTGTCCGGGTGAAGAAGAAAATCCATCCGACGAAGGCGATGAACGACGTGATGATCACCCGCACCGCGTCCGGAAGCCGGTCCGCCCGTTCCCGGATGACAAACTTCTCCAGGATCACGAAGAAGCCGTGATAGAGCCCCCAGATCAGAAAATTCAGCGTGTTCCCGTGCCAGATTCCCGTCAGGAGCCAGACCGTCAGGAGATTGATGAAAAGCCTTCCGTCTGACACACGGCTTCCTCCCATCGGGAAATACACGTACTGCTTGAACCAGTTCCCGAGCGAAATATGCCACCGCCGCCAGAATTCGGAGACGGAACGGCTGAGATACGGATGATCGAAGTTTTTGCCGATGCGGAACCCGAACATCCGCGCGATGCCGATCGCCATATCCGAATAGCCGCTGAAGTCGTAATACAGCTCGAAGCCGTAGAACAGCATCCCGAGCCAGGCGCCGAGCACCGTCGTCTGCGTTCCCTTCGAGACAGCGGAGAAAGCCATGCCCAGCTGATCCGCCAGCAGCACCTTTTTCGCCAGTCCGATCAGGAACAGACGCAGGCCGGCCAGCAGACCGGCCCGGGTCATCGGATGGTTCTCCGCCTGCGGCGCGAAATCCCGGTATGTCACGATCGGTCCCATCGTCAGCTTGGGAAAGAAGCTGACATAGAGGAGATAGCGGAGCACGTTCCGCTCAGGAGGCGTCTGCTCCTGGTACACGTCAAAGAGATAGGACAGCACCGTGAACGTATAGAACGACAGTCCGACAGGCATATGCCCCGCGAAATACTTGTACAGAGCGAGCACCGCCACATCGGCGGCCGCCGTAGCCGCCGTGACCGCGCGAAGCGCCCGCCGGTCTCCCTTCCGGAGCAGACCGTCCATCTGAAGTCCCGCCAGATAGTTGCAGGCGGCAAGGATCAGGAGCACGATCAGATTCGACGGCCTTCCCCACGCGTAAAACAGCAGACTGAGCGCGGCAAGAACCGGATTCACCGCCCTCTCCGGCACAAACCGGCAGATCAGAAGCGCCAGCGGCAGAAAGACGAAGACAAAATACAGTGTGCTGAACGTCAAGTCGGACTCCCTCCCTTACAGCGCGTTCTCGAACGCCCGCTTCACCTTCTGCGGCTGGTTTCCGCAGTAATAAAGCACATACCCGCCTCTGGATTCCCAGACGCTCTTCTCCAGCATCGCCGTCTGTTCGGCTCCGTATCCTTTGAAGCTGTTCTTCTGGGTCCGGATGCGCTGCTTCACCGCCTGTACGGCTTCCTTCTCCTGCGACTGGTCCTTCAGATGGATGAGAAAAAGCTCCTCGGCACCCATGTTGGTCTTCGGCGCGTAGAGAAGCACGCCCTCATAATCGGAAGGCGTGAGACGGTACAGCCGGCGCACCATCTGGTTGTCGGCCTGATCCGTATTGCTCAGATCGGCGGCTCCCGTGACGGCCTGCGTCATCTGATCAAAGGGAGTCCGGCTGGGCCGTCCGCCCCGGATCCGCCCGATCAGTGTGATGAAAAGGAGCAGGAAAAGAGCCCATTTCAGGACGCAGGGGATCAGAACGCCCGGATCTCTCCGATACGGTCCCTCACTCATCTCCGCTCTCTCCTTCCGCCGTCTCCGCGGAGCTGTCCGCCGTCTCGACGGCCTCGGCCGCACTGACGGCTCCGCTTTCGGTACTGATTCCGTTTTCATATTCATAGATACTCCTGATGATCCGTCTGCCCCAGAGCGGATAGGCATCCTTCAGGAAATGCTGCCCGTCGGTGTCATACAGATCCTCGTGTCCGCTCAGCAGATCATCGCAGTCGATCCAGACAAGGTCGTTCGCCGCGCACATCTGCTTCAGCGCCTCGTTGTAAGCCGGTATATTCTCGTAGTTGGAGTCGTTCTCAATGGCATGCTCCGTGACCGGAATGATCGAATTGACATAATACTCCGAATCCGGCAGCTTCGCGCGGAATTCATTGATAACTTTCAGATATTCGGCCGTGAAGGCGTCAGCGCTGCTGAAGTTGCCGTCCACGTCGTTCATACCGTAGGTGAAAATGATCTGCTTCGGCGCCATGGAAGCCACGGTGTCCAGATAGTCGAGCGCCTTCCCGCAGCTCGCTCCGAGGTCGCAGAGAATTTTCGATTTCGGCAGAAAGCCGTTGTACTGGAAATCGTCCCCCCGGGAATCGCCAAGAATCACCGCGTCGTCGAAGCAGGCCCAGAGATCGGCCTCTCCGCTGTCGATTTTCGCCAGCAGCTCTTCCACAGACGCCTTTTTGTTGTCAGTCTGCTTTTCCCGGATTGAGGCCTTGACTGCGGACAGGTCCTGGGATTCGAGAGCGCGCAGATAGGCTTCTCCCTGACTGGTATAGGAGTTTTCCAGCGCCCGCAGCCTTGCGGAACGGACGGCGGATACGA harbors:
- a CDS encoding DHHW family protein; translation: MKKSSRRERFQKIYRVTGIAAAALIAVCSAVTILKPDRTFSANENRTLQGRPALSLSALADGTFFKDLGSRFSDQFWLRDLWISLESGEEGLAGRRESHGVYIGKDDCLFANPETPDPDGVKSIADAVNAFASKHTDIRVRMMAVPCAAAIYPEKLPSHAPVRDQLADIRSLKAALGSGSSVTFIDPSQVLAQHKKEQLYYRTDHHWTSLGARRVFDGCAGELGIDNPVTTYTRYILSFDFLGTLGSQSGRFGTRDMISIYVPQADVSEYVTCDDKTRTSIYDSSKLKEKDQYQVFMGGNHPVADIRTNAGTGRTLLLFKDSYANSFVQFLLPYYDRILMIDPRYYYDSISSTMSQNKITDVLILYSANTLFTDTSLADCLTS
- a CDS encoding MBOAT family O-acyltransferase gives rise to the protein MTFSTLYFVFVFLPLALLICRFVPERAVNPVLAALSLLFYAWGRPSNLIVLLILAACNYLAGLQMDGLLRKGDRRALRAVTAATAAADVAVLALYKYFAGHMPVGLSFYTFTVLSYLFDVYQEQTPPERNVLRYLLYVSFFPKLTMGPIVTYRDFAPQAENHPMTRAGLLAGLRLFLIGLAKKVLLADQLGMAFSAVSKGTQTTVLGAWLGMLFYGFELYYDFSGYSDMAIGIARMFGFRIGKNFDHPYLSRSVSEFWRRWHISLGNWFKQYVYFPMGGSRVSDGRLFINLLTVWLLTGIWHGNTLNFLIWGLYHGFFVILEKFVIRERADRLPDAVRVIITSFIAFVGWIFFFTRTPGEAAAWCGALFGAGTAGLAGNAALFALQGNFLLLLASAVGATEWVDQTFRRIFFSNVYHLDERVLTGAAAALHLILLVSCVAGMVSSTYSSFLYFRF
- a CDS encoding DUF4358 domain-containing protein — encoded protein: MSEGPYRRDPGVLIPCVLKWALFLLLFITLIGRIRGGRPSRTPFDQMTQAVTGAADLSNTDQADNQMVRRLYRLTPSDYEGVLLYAPKTNMGAEELFLIHLKDQSQEKEAVQAVKQRIRTQKNSFKGYGAEQTAMLEKSVWESRGGYVLYYCGNQPQKVKRAFENAL
- a CDS encoding GDSL-type esterase/lipase family protein, producing the protein MKKHINRRGLRAAGAAAAALIVIAVIVSAVRSARLRALENSYTSQGEAYLRALESQDLSAVKASIREKQTDNKKASVEELLAKIDSGEADLWACFDDAVILGDSRGDDFQYNGFLPKSKILCDLGASCGKALDYLDTVASMAPKQIIFTYGMNDVDGNFSSADAFTAEYLKVINEFRAKLPDSEYYVNSIIPVTEHAIENDSNYENIPAYNEALKQMCAANDLVWIDCDDLLSGHEDLYDTDGQHFLKDAYPLWGRRIIRSIYEYENGISTESGAVSAAEAVETADSSAETAEGESGDE